The DNA region GTTCTCCTAGCAGATTGGAAGCACAAGACAATAATCTGTTTGGCTGCTGTGCCTAATGCTAGTTTTCTAAAAGCATCTAGAGGTCTCATCATCTACATTCATCTccatccaggggcagctctaagtattttgccacctcaagcatcgcaggcaggctgccttcggcagcctgcctgcaggtagtcTCTGGTCCCCtggattcagcggcacgcctgtgggagctccaccaaagccacagaACCAGCAGAcgctccgcaggcatgccgccgaaggtagcctgcctgccgccctcacggcgaccagcagagtggcccctgtggcttgctgccccaggcatgcgctaggcatgctggtgcctggagccacccctgtctccATCACAGGAGAAAGGTCCAGTGAATACGGTAACACGTGAATGGTAATAGCATCAGGAGCCTCAATAAGAAGCTCTATTTCCTCTTGACAGGAAGCAGCAAAATATGCAATGCACACACTTCTCATGTGCAAACATGCAAAACAGTTTCTAGTCCAATTTGCATACCAACCACAGCAGCTGTCTGGGACATATCAAAACTCCTTCTACAGACCCACTTCACTTTACCTCAGAAATATAAGAGTTAAAAATACTTACTTAACTGTAGCTGATGGTTTCACGCATCTTTGCCTTGATGAGCAATGCCAACGTCTCTTTTCATTAGAAACGAAACCTCTTTTCTAATTTGTTTGTCTCTTAGCAGCACTGACATACCTGCTGTGAACAATGCTCAAGAGCCCTCAggtttttttctcattcttttgCAAGGTCACTGTCATGGGTCTAAGATTGGGAATGAATCATTCTGATCTGAAAACCCTGAAAGGTGTTAGATACCTTGCTGAGGGAGTATTGAATATTTACAATGTCCAAATACCTACTGCGATGCTTCTTAAAGATCTGTTTGCGACTAAACAGTAGGTGACACTCTGAGCCACAGCGTAACCAGTGCCTCATCCCTGAACGGCACTGTGCTGCTATCAGATGAGATACAAaacagagggcttggctacacttgagagttgcggcgctggtgatggggttacagcgctgcaacttactctgtgtccacacttgcaaagcacagctagcgctgcaactccctggctgcagcgctggctgtacacctggtctgcttcgGGTGtaacgattccagcgctggtgatgcagcgttgctcatcaagtgtggccagcaaaagcgcttttattggcctccagggtattaggaggtatcccagcataccttttcagccactctgctcatcgtttcatactccactgccctgggctcagatgatccgccctttaaatgccctgggaattttaaaaatccccttcctgtttgctcagccaggtgtggagtgtaATTAatccaatcaatcaatcactaaCCATgtctccacgccccaaacgagccccagcatggaacaCTTGcaagctgcaggacctcatcagtgtttggggtgaggaagctgtgcagtcacagctgcacttcagccatagaaattatgatacctatggccagatatcaaagtccatgctggaaaggggccatgaacgggacatggtgcagtgcagggttaaagtaaaggagctgcggagcaCCTACTGCAAAGCTCGCGAGGGAAACCGccactcaggtgctgcccccacgacctgccgtttttacaacgagctggatgcgatacttgggtgtgaccccactgtcaatccgaggaccacgatggacagttcagagctgggagaggagggagagggtgtagaggaaaccgagagtgagggtactggggtggtgggagacaccccagagtcccaggaagcatgcagccaggagcccttctcaagccaggaggaagctagccggtcgcagcagctggaacttgttggtgaagaagaagcagaggagcgggttcccagtaagcagattttatttttaggaTGGAactgttttgggagaggagggtgggggttatggctgcctgcatgcatgcctagatgtggactagcgcattgatttggtctatcatgTCACGATAATCGGCCTCTGTAAtgtcttcaaaagtttcagccagagcgtgggcaatgcgcttgcgcaagtttacagggagagccactgtggtccttgtcccagtcaggctaacgcgtccgctccactgtgccgtgaggggtggggggggaccattgctgcataGGGACCGGGcagaatccacattgctgtagaagaccctcccactcttcccaggtaacccacagcagcgagatatctggcaggataaaatcctgtggaaaatgtagggatagttTTCAGTGCAGgtcccccccagctgctctctgctttccccaatgcacagaaaccccagtaaaCTGACTTAAacagctccccttcccaggtgagccgcggcaGCAACATGGCTTCCAGGAGAAACTGTTGTGACAAATGTGGGGGTggtgttcagtgcactttccccctagctgctctctgctttctccaatgcacagaaaccccagtgagccctgactcaagcagctccccttcccaggtaAGATGCGGCAGCGAGATGGCTTCATTAATCACTCCttccccattactcaccatgtctttgctgctgtggcctctctgtgctacgtttgctatgtgtaaatgatgctacaaatagtctacaaactccttcactgtgattataaacaatgcagcctctgtaataaatgcttctatttctgtttttttaagtgtcctaGAATCCTCCGGCCCTATCACAGCCTGCTGAAAGGCTACAGAACTtgaggaggaaaccaagaaaaagcaaagaagatatggtgaaagcagttatgaatcagcatgccagagagaataagaggctgcaggactggagagagaaaatgcatcagtggagggaaacacaaagcaggagaaaggaattggctaccaagaaaagcacaaagcagctgataagcctccagGCACACCAAACGGACTGtgcagtcactcgtagccatgcaggcagatcactaCCGTGCTAATCCACCcacatcccaaagctctctcccttgtgccccactgtttgctcaaaacccccttctccagcatcctggttcttaccaccacaaGCTGCCCCCAatacctgtacgttcacctaccagccctaaGAACTACGACCCAAAGCacccaacccccatcaccatgcagcgtATTAATCCTGAAGtacagcaggcattgcacagcactccaggcaggacatactcaaacctctgactgtacagttcagcaccctATCCCGCTGTCCTTTTATGCACCGTATTTtgaataaatgatttcttggcttttaaaacagtttttattattgcagaaagtgaaacatactgtaccccaagagaaaaacaggcactgcaaatcattgtaaccactgcacttcactcccgagcaaggcaccaaacattactgttggctttcaacctcaaattgctcccttaaggcatctctaatccttgtagccctgtgctggacctctctagtagccctgctttctggctgtgcaaattcagcctccaggtgttgaacctcggaggtccattcctcactgaatgtttcacccttcccttcacaaatattatggagggtacaccACGCGGATATAACTGCAggaatgctgctttcccccaattctagcttcccataaagacatctccagtgcccttttaaacggccaaaagcacactccacagtcattctgcaccggttcagcctgtagttgaaccgatccttgctcctgtcaagccttcctgtatacggtttcatgagccatggcattaacgggtaagcggggtctccaaggatcacaatgggcatttcgacgtcccctactgtgatcttgtGGGTTCTGCGAAGagtccggcctgcagcttcctgaacaggcctgttccaaaagatgtgggCATCATGCACTTCCAGGCTCCTGTGTAAATGTTCAATTGAACCTACGTGATCACACATACTTTTGAGACCACAGGATTACCTCTTCAATTATGTACTCGGATGCAGGTGGGGGgtgtggtgccagaataggaagtGTTGTCCCATCTACTCGCCCCTTCCAGGGTTAGGGAACCCATTGTTGTGCAAACCAGCCAGTGTTCCTGCACTTTCCCCAGCAGTCCAGGTTCGTTCTTAGCAGGTGCGATTAACGGCCGCTGCAACTTGAATCCAGCACTTTTCCGCACGGtcgatttcccactccaaactggttccgacGATCGGTCGCTGTCTGGAGTGCAGCCTTCCAGTTGCAATAGCTCACCCGTTTCTCCTGCAGGGCATTCTCAATCTCGTTGTCCTTGCGCCGCAGCtgtgggcgagctcagcacacagtccctgAAAGTGGACTTTATCTCATCCGAagttttctgcagcactgcttgtcatcccagattgCAGGACGATGTTGATCCCCACTCTAGGTGCTTGTTTCCAGCAAGttggcgttccacggtgctgagcattgtCCGTTCTGCCACAAGCATCTTTATGTCATGCGCATCAGGCAACTCATTCATCGTCGGACTACCTCACTGTCCTTTGGAGCTGAGGATAGTTCAACTGCCAAGTGAGTGCTAGCGACATTCCGCAAAGTCCTCAGCACGCTCGGTCCATTCTCTAACAGAATCGTGCCTGCAGACTCACATGGCGCCAAATGCTGGGATGTTGTCAGCGATGCCACGCAGGGCATTGGCAGAAACGGAATGCCAACCCTTCCGTCCCCTTTCAccgcgccaaaatgggacgaggtgctgtGGCGATAGTGCCACAATGATCcccccaacagcactgcaaattgGCCACCATGCGCGCTggtgctgtcagtgtggacattGTGCAGCGCATTTCCCCTACACGCtggtacgaagacagctgtaactcccagtgctgtacaactGGTAAGTGTAGCCATATCAGGTTGGTCATTTAAAGATCCATGAGGCGCTTGTTTGTAAAGAGGGGTAATAATCAGGAAAATTTACCAATTGCGGTATTACATCCTTATGTATTTAGTAAATTCCCCCTTTTTGCTTTAACTAGACATGTTTCTTGTTACATTCACTCCTAAACTCTTGTCTACTGTTGCTTCGTCCCATTATGGCTGGCTGATCATGTTGaacactccagaggtggctgcaattTTGTTAatctgtaaagctctttgagacttgcaaaaaaaaaaaaagtgtatatcTAAACAAATACACTCACAGATGTCACTTTCATGAATAGCTAATGTTGCTGCCCTAACAGCCTGATGAGTCAACACTAGGTTACTGTGTTGAATTCCTGTGAACTTTCTTCCTATCTTAGCAAAGCACTGTTGGGTTCTAGTTATTCTAGAATTTCAGTTGATCAGTTACTTTTTTATAAGATTTAAGTCTAATAAAGGCCGTGGAAAATTAAATCAATCTTCAGGTCTGAGTGGAGCGATACAAGTGAAAGGTCCAGCAGCTTTCTGGTGGGTCCCTCGTTGATGCCacaaattacattttatattttaaaaaaaaagtttttgcctTAGGTTTGTGAAGAACTTTCAAATGTGACCATTATTAATGTAGATTTGCCACGTATTGAGGGGCAACGAAAATGCACGGCCTGtttttaccaggctgcacgtggcaacgaTATATACGGTGaagagatgcaaggggagtaTGGGTTCACGAGGCCGACTGCAGACACCCACACAAAACTAAATCATCATTAAATTTTACTGGGCGATAGTTACAAGGGGttagagagcagcttatgattagctaatgaGTTACACAACCTAAACACACATGCCTAAAATATCTCTAACAATATTTACAACCAAAATGCAGGCATTTAGTAATAATGATCTGCAAATACAAACACACTCCGCGACGCGCAAACGTGTagagctctatttgaaacacgttgAGCTGAGAGAGCAGGCttcaggtgatcaggctcggttaccgACATACAAGGCATTACACGGCATACACGGACTCGTTCTCTTCTCCCTgccaatgcacatggcagagggcaacccctaaaatacccactatgaaTCACAGAAGGTGTCATAGCTGGATAGACCCCAAACACTTgatgtgtgttcgcctctgattggcacaagcaatgtttacaccaaataggggagcaggtgccaaaaggtctggcttcgcccccaaaaggtgaggtaatgcatattgttgtagaatgggtccaatactgaatgacaaaagaagaggccagggcaataccggtctggcaagtgatacaggatgcagacaggaacccattctaacaataATAAGCTGTCTCCTATTGAGTCTGCAAATGGAtagaaacaatgggccagattccacCAGCAAAAATCAGGGCCCTCAGTGGCAAGTTAGACCTACCTATACAAGCAAAAGTAAATCTAGGCCAAAATTTTTTAGAGGTTTGAACTGCCCTCAACCATAACAAATGAACATTAGGACTCAGTCAACACTTAACAGTGCACGTGTCAATGCTGTTAAGTTCTTAACTACTGGCAATTTTTGAAGCAATATTCAAGTACTTTTGGTGGAGTTGGGGCTTTGCAGCAGAACTTCAACAGAGCTGGACTTCTGTCACTCTCCCAATACTTGATCCATAAAGAATACCCTGCTTGCTAATCCTCTAATCAGTTTTTTTACATCAAGATTGAgtgtctttctgaaagatatgttGTAGCTCTAACAGAAGTAGTGTATGACGTGGCCGAAATTATTgggtgaagttctctggcctgtgttatgatcatctagtctgaccccctgcataatggccccttctggacATAGAAATCTATAAGACATTGAACAATCATGGGGACAGCAATTAGAGACTTTTCCCTTGGGCCCCACAGATGGAAAGGAAACTCCATCAAGTGGTACTTTAACATGTCGTTATAACTTTCCATACACCAAGGGCAGCTACATACTTTCATCTTAGATTAAGgaacacaacaaaaaaataaataaagttaagTCTCCTTGAAAGAGCACAAGGTGTACATCAACCTGTATTGGGCTGCAGCAATTACAGGAAGAAAATTGCTGCCACCTCTGCAAACAGAGATTTTCGACATTTAAAAAAGTACAGTAGACAGAAAGTGAAAGAAACAATGTAATGCCTACAGTCCATATATTATGAAACTATACACTGATCCTAAAATCCTCCTATTATGGGCTTATGACAACTTATGAAATACTAAGCAGGGAAAGTTGTCCCTGTCTTTTCTAATTAGTCAGGCTGTGGAGCTCCCAGTTTTTCCTTCTGTGAAAGGCACGCCTTGAACTGAGCCTATGACCAATCAACAACATGGTTGACAACAAAACTGCAGAAAGAAATTAACtttgttatgtttgttttctgatCATAAATAAAGGCTAACAGAAAACTGGCAGGACATCAAAGCTTTCATTAGTATCCAATCTGCCTATAAGCAAACTCATTTAACTGGGAAAATCTGCGTGTAGGCAGGAGTTTTACTGGACAGAGAACAACTGATACAGATGCCAGACTCAAGAAAGAAAATATGCTTCATGGGCTTcccttgaacattttaaaaattattcaagtAATTCTTATATATGCCACCTTACACTGCACAATTCTGTGTGATGAAATGCCTTATTCATAATCACAAAGCAAAGCCTTGCATTAATATTTTACTGATACAAGTAAACCATGATTATCTAAATGTAGAagtaaactgaaataatttttttatctgTCAGACTCGTGTCAttagtagataggtaagggttaattttcttttacctgtaaagggtgacaaaagggggaaccaaacacctgaccagaggaccaatcagagacctggattttttttaagagtctgggagggaactggaaactcggggtctttttgttttcctcggctgtgagtaaacaagtctTTCTTCTAactcatcttctttcaaatattctactaatcaagtgtgagtacaacgAACCCAAAGTATTAATCGGcttgtgatgtgctttgatttgtatttaatgGGTGTTGATTTACGGACTGGTTTAGATTGGGCTATTCTTTTAGATCaggactgtttattcctattttcttaattttaaaagccatattcctgtattgagttctttAATGCGTAtatatgttctgtattttctttctttttatagaaaggtttctttttaaaacttttgggagtttcttttcctagtgaggcagaggggagagggggaatttcTGTGCGTCAGACTCTGTATATCGTGGACAGGCTAGAGGGGGAGTAAAAATCTCTCAAAGCTACATATGCTCGTTCTACATCTCACTTTTGTTCCAGTGACCACGGAAATAGTTTGAGCGTTACGGTACTCATTATGTATGGAGTGAGGGTATGATAGAGCGTCGTGCTCTGGCTGAAAAGGCTCCGACTAGGTTAAAATTAGTCATAGTCCTCAGCGGGAGCTATGGGAGAATTGAAAACTCCTCTTACTGATTTCGGTAATTGTGTCAAAGCAAGTGAAAGTGAATGAACTGCAGCAACCTCACACTCTCATCGATAAACCGATGTAGCTAAACCGCGGGGAAGCTCGTGGCATGGTATGAGATAGAGGAGTAACCTCAGGTAGGTCCTCTGTTCAGGTATCAATATGGCAGGTGCGTCCCTCTAAGGAAGTATACATTAGCTGTTATGGCGATATCTGCGTTATTCGTGCCAAATAATCACACCTTGCCCAGAAAATAATAAGTACAACCTCTTCTTCAGTGCCTCGCTTGTAGTTGCTAAGGCAGCGACAAACTGACCTAGAGATCGTCAAGGTTCTAGAATGCCTTGATGTCtctgcagaatttggctctccGGGAAAAGGTTTATCATATGTTCCAGTTACTAGAAGCACGCGCAACATCAATTTGCGCTTATGCTTGTAAAAGTCCAAGAATTTGGGGAAAAAGTTTACCACATACTACTGTGTTGGACTTTTCGATAGATCTGATATCCTGGGGTCCAGGATCCTGATGTACATCTGTGCGACCCACACCTGGTAACTCACTAGTGAGGAGAGGGAAGGTAGGTAAATATCAAAGAACACACATAAGATCTAGAGCACTGAAATCTGTAGGCTGGCCTTTTCTTACTCCTACCATCGCCTGCTGAATCGTTTGGTGATGTAATCCATCTGTTTATCTCCAGTTCCTATCATCCTCTGCACACTTACTGTGTGGCGAGAGCACCCTTTTAGGGCTGCTCCTAACAAACGTTCGTACACATCGtctgcattttaaatgcatttcagAGAGCTCTTTATAACACTTTACTCTCTTATACTTGTTAT from Chelonoidis abingdonii isolate Lonesome George chromosome 2, CheloAbing_2.0, whole genome shotgun sequence includes:
- the LOC142046386 gene encoding zinc finger and SCAN domain-containing protein 29-like, encoding MSPRPKRAPAWNTCKLQDLISVWGEEAVQSQLHFSHRNYDTYGQISKSMLERGHERDMVQCRVKVKELRSTYCKAREGNRHSGAAPTTCRFYNELDAILGCDPTVNPRTTMDSSELGEEGEGVEETESEGTGVVGDTPESQEACSQEPFSSQEEASRSQQLELVGEEEAEERVPMS